Within Caldalkalibacillus thermarum, the genomic segment CCCATATCATGATGATTAATCCTCCCTAGCGGAATGATGAGCTTCTGTTTTGGCCCAGCTCGGTGCATTTTTGTTAAACAAGACAAACTGGCAGGTTTGCACCGCACTAATGATCATCATAATCAGACCGGCCGCAATCCCGGCTACGTATAATACGGAAATTGAAATACCTGTGGCAGGTGCAAAATTATTAATGTTCAGTTGATACATTTTAAGTGCACCATCTACAAACAAATAAAGAACGGCAATAACGATGAAATTAATCAAGGCATAAACCGCTTTTTGCAACCCAAGTGGAAGCGAACCTACAAACAAATCCACGCCTAGATGCGCTTTCTCCTTATGCGCAACTATTGCCCCCAAAAAGACAATATAAACAAATAAAAAACGAGCCAATTCTTCTGACCAAGTAATCCCTGAGTCAAAACCGTAGCGTAAAACAACATTGAGAAATACCAAAATAACCATCGTAGAAAAAATAACTGTGATAATCCCATACAACAGTCCGTTTAAGAAATGTAAAATTTTCGTCATGAAGAGTCACCCCTTCCCTTTCATGGTCAGAAATGGATATAGGATAACCTATATCCATTTTTGAACAAGAATAAGTACTCCTCTTTATTGTTGAGTAATACGGTTATAGAGGTCTTCTGCCCACTCATATTTTTCAAAGAGTTCTTCATATACTGGCTGCATGGCGTCCACCATCTCTTGTCTAAATGCATCATCAGGCTCAATGATCTCCAATCCTTGCTCTTGTAGGTACTGCTTCATTTCACTTTCCTGGGCAATTAACAGTTGCCATTGCTCTTCGGCAGCTGCATCGGCTGCTTCAGCTACGACTTGCTGCAAATCTTCACCTAAACCATCCCAAAAAGCTTGGTTAACCAGATAGATGTTAGGACTGAAGATATGTCTAGTTTCAATGACATGACTCTGAACCTCATAAAATCTTGAGTGAACTAAGGTGGCATATGGGTTTTCCTGTCCATCGATAACACCTTGTTCCAAGGCAGTAAACACTTCGGAAATAGCAAGCGGGATCACACTGGCCCCTAATGCTTCACCCACACTGATAAAGTTTGGGATATTGGGCATTCTCAATCTGAAACCATTGAAATCTTCCAAAGACTCGATGGCTCTGTTGCTGGATACAACTCGAAAACCATTAGCTGTCCAGTTTAAGGGTTTGACACCAAACTGTTCAAAGGCCTGGGCAATTTCTTCCCCAATAGGGCCATTTAGTACCTTTTTAGCATGATCATAATCACGGATAATAAAGGGCCACTCCACAACACCAATTTTGGGTTCACTGTTCTGGAGAAACATACCAGCAATCACCATTTCAATGGTGCCGTTGCGTACACCTTCTAAAAACGCTTCTTCTCCTCCTAACTGACTGTTATCATAGATTTCTACTTTCAAGCGACCCTCTGAATTTTCTTCCACCATTGGCTTAAAAGTTTCTCTCAAAGCCACATTTTGTGGATGATCGGAAGCGAAGTAGTTGGCTACTTTAATGGTCTTTACATCACCCGCAGCATTTTCCTCACTGCTTGCTGTTGTTCCTTCCTCTCCTGCTTGTCCACAAGCGGCTACCAATCCAATTAATATCAATAAGGCACCTGTTCTTAAAAACGTTTTCAAATTCATAAGAAAGCCTCCCCCTTTTTGTGATTGGATCTTTTTAGCCATTCACTTGCAACTATTTTTTGTCCTATATGAAAGCTATGAAAGCTTGATCCACGCCATGCTGGAGATTCGTCTTCTCCCGTTTACCTACTGCTTGTACACCCTTTTTAGGCATCCCCCCTTTCAAATGCTTCATTCTAAATAGAGGCTGCTAAAAAAGTATGTTCAATCGTTTAAGAATTCTTTCAAAGGACAAAATGCCGTTTCTGTTCATATTTGCGCTTGGCTCTCTGATCAACCAGCAACGCCTGAGGGTCAGCGACCGTGAAACGGTACAACAAATCACGGAAAATCCTACTTGCAGTACTTCATCTTCTTGCCTGAATTTCAAGAGACACCGCCCTCTAATCATTCATTAATGACTCACTTCTGGAAAAGGTTAGGGGCCCATATCATCAATGAAGTCAATGAATGGATCGTTAACGAATAATGAGAACATGTCCACCTACTGTTTGAGTACAGTTAGTACGTCTTTGTTGACCAAGTAAGTAGGCGTTTGGCCTTGAAGCGCTTCCAAAACATTTCTGGCACACTTACTGCGCATCTCATCCTCAGATTCTTCCGAGTACCAGGCTACATGGGGTGTTAATATCACATTATCCATTGTGAGTAAAGGATTGTCAGGCTGAATCGGTTCAATCTCAACTACGTCCAGCGCCGCACCGGCAATCTGCCCCGCTTGCAGGGCTTCAATCAAGTCTTGCTCATTGATGACCGGTCCCCTCGCCGTATTGACAATCACAAGGTTTTTCTTAGCGAGTTTAAAGAGATCCTTGTTAATCAAGCCTTTTGTCTCGTCAGTTAATGGGATGTGAACAGAGACAAAATCCGCTTTTCTAAAAATCTCTTCCAATGAAGCTGGCTCAGCTTGAGCCTCGTGGATCACATCCTCCGGTACGTACGGATCGTACACGAGCACATTAAAGCCGATCGCGATTAACTTTTTGACCAGACTGCGAGGAATCCGCCCAAACCCTAAAACACCGACAGTCTGAGTTTGGAAACGGTGAATGGGGATGCCTTTTTTATAATCCCAAACCCCATTTTTCACATATTGGTTGAGAAGAACCACCTTCCTGGCCCAGCTCATCAACAGAGCCAGTGTATGATCAGACACTTCATCCATACAGTAATCAGGCACATTAGCCACGTAAATCCCTTTTTCCGTCGCCTTGGGAATGTCAATTGTATTAACACCAACTCCATAGCGGGAAATCACCTTACATTTTTCCAGCTGTTCAATAACTTTGGCTGAAATCGGAGCATATTGATTGATGATACCATCAGCATCTTTGGCGATCTCGATAACCTCGTCCTCTGTACGAGCTTGTCCCTTAACCAATTCCACATCAGGCAAGGCCTGGAGAACACGTTCTTCGTAGCGTAAATCGTAATACTCATAGTCAGTTACAACAACTTTCAATTTCTGTGTCACTTCCTAATCCCCCCACTTTGAACTGACTTAAGCGTTTACAAGAGACGATAATAATAGATTATGTTTTATAATATAAAACTCATTTCTCTATATAAGAATTATACACGAAAGAATTATACACGAACAAAAATATAAAGTAAATAAAAATTTCAGATAACATATTAGAGCAAGGCCCAAGCGACTATACTCCCCGTCCCGCCAAACAAAAAGGCAAAAGTCAAGTTCCACACCATGATCTTATAGGGGTTTTCCTTGAGCAAATTGCCGGTCAAGATCACAGAGACATTGAACGGCCCCGCCATTACTGTTGCTAAACTGGACGTAATCAGCACAAGGCCAATGCTAACCGGGTTCATCCACATCAATAGTGGCTGCACCAGTTCACCGACCAACCCCATTGTCACCAAAGGATGAAATCCAACCAAGGCCAGACCTAGGAACATCACTTGGATGGTCACGAACAAGAAAATCGGCTGCCCTGCTAAAAAGATAAAGGGTGCTTGTAAATAATCGATCCATTGGGAATCCCTTAAGGCACCGATAAACAAACCCATACTGAGAAAGAGAAGAACATAGCTGTGGAGAGTAGAGACTCTCTCTCGCCACTGCTTCAAACTATAAATAAAAAAAGTACGCAGCCGCCCAATCATAAAAGCCCAAACAAACGAAAAAGGTACAATGACCAATGATACAGATAACAGAAAGTTAAGCTGAAACAACTGTTTGACAACAGTGACACAAACAATAAACAGAGCCAAATAACACATTAACAACCCTATGCGTCGATAAACAGACCAATCCAGTTTTTCTCTTGTCTGTTCCATATGATCATGTATCCGCCAGGCTCGAAAACGTAAATAACCGAGGCCTCCGTCGATCACAAGCAAGGTGAGGGCAATCAATAACAGCCATGGCAGAAAGGTGAGATAGCCAGTGCCTGTTATATCAACGGTAATAGCCACTAGTACTTCCATGGGACTCCAGGCAAGGCACAAGGCATATCCTCTTAGCATAGAGCTGCTGATAAAAAGATGTGCAAGTCGTTCTGGCAGCGATCTTAAGTGTTTGGTCAACACACCATAGACAAGGGGGAGCATGGCGATATTCAAAAAGGAGCCCAGCAAAAAGCTGGCGCTTAACCCTCGTCCATATAGTTGGCCAAAATGCTGCACATGCGCTTTCAACAGCTTACTGACCGATTGATCATAACGTCCCGTTATGATCATACTGTTAATAAACGGCAGAACATAGAACAACACCAAAATGACAGCAAATGAGGTTAACAGCAGGGGTAATTCATGCCATGTCCCGCCGTTCGACAAGAAAAGACCGCTCCCTGCCGCACAAAAAATCACACTGCTCACTTGAAAGAGACGCTCCGCTTGTCTAAACGCCATAACTAAGGCAAGCAGGGCGAGCAAGCCGGTCACATATTCCAGCGCGGCATTTTGGACAAAACTATTCACGACAAAGCACCAAACGAGTAAACTAAGCACGATGAACATGGTTTACAAGGCGCCTTTCTGTTGATGATTCACTGGAGCAGGAGGTCCCTTCTTCTCTGCTCCTGTCTGCTTGCGGTTGACAATCCAAATTCCTGCCAGAACCAACCCAATACCGACCAACGTATCAACCGCGAGGGTTTCCCCTAGAAACACCCACCCGGATAACGTTCCTATCACCGGAACCAGCAAAAGGGAGATGGAGGATTGTCCCGCCCCCCCTGAGGAAAGGATATGCGACCACAGAAAATAGGCCAGCGCGGAGGCAATCACTCCAGCAAAAATCAAGCAAAACACAGCCATACCGTTCCAGCTAGCCATCGGTTCAGACTCAATGGTGAAGGTGAACAAAAATAAAACAATGGTCCCCACCACCATTTGGTAGGCGGTCAACTGAATTTGATTCCGACCGTTAAGCACTTTTTTGATGATCAGGCTAGCCGTCGCCCAGGAGACAGCAGCGATGAGACAAAGAGTTTGAACCACAAACACCGTTCCTGTCCATTCCAGTGCCCAGGGATTGACATCGAGGACCAGAAACAGTCCCCCAAATCCAATGCCAAGACCCAACAGATGAAACCTTGTCATTTGTTCGCCAGGAATAAAAAAGTGGGCCATCATGGTTAGCCAAAAAGGCATCGTAAAGGCCAAAATGGAAGCAATTCCTATTTCAACAAATTGCAAGGCAGACTGGGTGATGGCAAACACGCAACTGATCTGCAGAACTCCGCATAAAGCGTACCATTTCCAGTCTTCTTTTTTGGGCAGTGGAATTTTACGGATCAGACAAAACAAAAGTAAAACAGCTGAGCCGAGCATGAAGCGGAGAGCTGAAAACATAAGCGGAGAAAAATAATAGAGGGCCGTGCTCATCACTACCCAGTTTGTTCCCCAAATCGTACATAATAAAATCATTTTCCAATTCACATGATCACCTCATTTCTTTGCAAGTAAGAAAAGGGACTTAAATCTGAAAAAAGTGATGGAGGCATGCTCCATCACACGTTGTCTTGTTCTAGCACAACCCTGCCCATATCAGGAATTATTGATTCCCTTTAACAACGTTGCGCAGCTTTCCAATCTTTTCTACCTCAACGATAACTTCATCTCCATCTTTCAAAAAGACTTGAGGTTCACGGGACATCCCCACTCCCGGAGGCGTACCAGTGGCAATGACATCCCCAGGTTCAAAGGTCATGGATTGAGAGAGATAGGATAAGATATAGGGTATGTTAAAGATCAAATTTTTCGTATTTGAATCTTGCATTGTTTCTCCATTGAGATGCAGCTTAATGTCCAGTTGGTGGGGATCTTCAATTTCGTCTCTCGTCACCAGCACTGGTCCCATCGGA encodes:
- a CDS encoding TRAP transporter small permease is translated as MTKILHFLNGLLYGIITVIFSTMVILVFLNVVLRYGFDSGITWSEELARFLFVYIVFLGAIVAHKEKAHLGVDLFVGSLPLGLQKAVYALINFIVIAVLYLFVDGALKMYQLNINNFAPATGISISVLYVAGIAAGLIMMIISAVQTCQFVLFNKNAPSWAKTEAHHSARED
- a CDS encoding DMT family transporter, with the translated sequence MNWKMILLCTIWGTNWVVMSTALYYFSPLMFSALRFMLGSAVLLLFCLIRKIPLPKKEDWKWYALCGVLQISCVFAITQSALQFVEIGIASILAFTMPFWLTMMAHFFIPGEQMTRFHLLGLGIGFGGLFLVLDVNPWALEWTGTVFVVQTLCLIAAVSWATASLIIKKVLNGRNQIQLTAYQMVVGTIVLFLFTFTIESEPMASWNGMAVFCLIFAGVIASALAYFLWSHILSSGGAGQSSISLLLVPVIGTLSGWVFLGETLAVDTLVGIGLVLAGIWIVNRKQTGAEKKGPPAPVNHQQKGAL
- a CDS encoding C-terminal binding protein, with the protein product MTQKLKVVVTDYEYYDLRYEERVLQALPDVELVKGQARTEDEVIEIAKDADGIINQYAPISAKVIEQLEKCKVISRYGVGVNTIDIPKATEKGIYVANVPDYCMDEVSDHTLALLMSWARKVVLLNQYVKNGVWDYKKGIPIHRFQTQTVGVLGFGRIPRSLVKKLIAIGFNVLVYDPYVPEDVIHEAQAEPASLEEIFRKADFVSVHIPLTDETKGLINKDLFKLAKKNLVIVNTARGPVINEQDLIEALQAGQIAGAALDVVEIEPIQPDNPLLTMDNVILTPHVAWYSEESEDEMRSKCARNVLEALQGQTPTYLVNKDVLTVLKQ
- a CDS encoding TRAP transporter substrate-binding protein, with amino-acid sequence MNLKTFLRTGALLILIGLVAACGQAGEEGTTASSEENAAGDVKTIKVANYFASDHPQNVALRETFKPMVEENSEGRLKVEIYDNSQLGGEEAFLEGVRNGTIEMVIAGMFLQNSEPKIGVVEWPFIIRDYDHAKKVLNGPIGEEIAQAFEQFGVKPLNWTANGFRVVSSNRAIESLEDFNGFRLRMPNIPNFISVGEALGASVIPLAISEVFTALEQGVIDGQENPYATLVHSRFYEVQSHVIETRHIFSPNIYLVNQAFWDGLGEDLQQVVAEAADAAAEEQWQLLIAQESEMKQYLQEQGLEIIEPDDAFRQEMVDAMQPVYEELFEKYEWAEDLYNRITQQ